The following proteins are co-located in the Desulfoscipio sp. XC116 genome:
- the spoVAC gene encoding stage V sporulation protein AC produces the protein MSNKKKKKLTPVQQEYQTFAKAREPGRPVAKNIVRAFIAGGIICIIAQGISDFFLWNFDFTEKTVGNPTVAVIILISVILTSLGVYDHIAQWAGAGSAVPVTGFANSMASAAIEHRSEGLVLGVGGKMFKLAGSVIVFGVFAAFVIALIKTTLAMLGRG, from the coding sequence ATGTCTAATAAGAAAAAAAAGAAATTAACTCCGGTACAGCAGGAATATCAAACTTTTGCCAAGGCCAGGGAACCCGGACGGCCGGTTGCCAAGAACATCGTGCGGGCGTTTATTGCAGGCGGTATAATCTGTATCATCGCCCAGGGAATTTCGGATTTTTTTCTGTGGAATTTTGATTTTACGGAAAAAACGGTAGGTAACCCTACCGTGGCGGTGATAATTTTAATATCGGTAATATTAACTTCACTGGGCGTATATGATCATATAGCTCAGTGGGCCGGGGCCGGTTCGGCGGTACCCGTAACGGGTTTTGCCAATTCAATGGCTTCGGCCGCTATTGAACACCGCAGCGAGGGTTTGGTGCTCGGAGTGGGCGGTAAAATGTTTAAATTAGCCGGCTCAGTGATTGTGTTCGGGGTTTTTGCCGCTTTTGTTATTGCCCTGATAAAAACAACATTAGCCATGTTGGGGAGGGGCTAA
- the spoVAE gene encoding stage V sporulation protein AE has translation METYFWAFVVGGLICVIGQLLMDVGKLTPAHTISSMVVAGAVLAGLGLYEPLIDFAGAGATVPITSFGNSLVHGAMAEAERTGLVGILTGIFEVTSAGISAAIIFGFMAALLVKPKG, from the coding sequence TTGGAAACATATTTTTGGGCCTTTGTGGTTGGCGGGCTAATTTGTGTAATCGGCCAGCTGCTCATGGATGTGGGAAAGCTTACCCCGGCCCATACCATAAGCAGTATGGTTGTTGCGGGCGCTGTTTTAGCCGGTTTGGGGCTTTACGAGCCGCTGATTGATTTTGCCGGTGCCGGGGCCACCGTACCCATTACCAGTTTTGGCAATTCACTGGTGCACGGGGCAATGGCCGAGGCCGAGCGGACCGGGCTGGTGGGGATCCTGACGGGTATTTTTGAAGTAACCAGTGCAGGTATATCGGCAGCTATTATTTTTGGTTTTATGGCGGCGTTGCTGGTTAAGCCCAAAGGGTAG
- a CDS encoding flavodoxin family protein — protein MNIIAINGSHRKGKNTAALLRTVLGEAAALGAATELLELTDYNIKLCLSCNKCLGRTQCSITDDDMASIGEKLLAADGIVLGSPVYWSNVTTLMKNFMDRTRYMHMTRNLLAGKAGAAVTNAGLRNGGQEAALRIMEFFLMAQGLYVVDARDKNGAIMSAGVAGSLLADVKEGKVIWRKSAEEDEATMQAARQLGRNMVELIKSLSDK, from the coding sequence ATGAACATTATCGCCATTAACGGGAGCCACCGCAAAGGCAAAAACACCGCCGCATTGCTGAGAACAGTGCTGGGCGAGGCCGCCGCCCTGGGCGCCGCAACTGAGCTCCTGGAATTAACCGATTACAACATTAAGCTTTGCCTGTCCTGTAACAAATGCTTGGGCCGGACCCAATGCTCTATTACAGATGACGACATGGCAAGCATCGGTGAAAAATTATTGGCCGCCGATGGCATTGTGCTGGGCTCACCGGTATACTGGTCCAATGTGACCACATTAATGAAAAACTTTATGGACCGTACCCGCTACATGCATATGACCCGGAATTTGTTGGCCGGCAAAGCAGGCGCTGCCGTCACCAACGCCGGACTGCGCAACGGAGGCCAGGAAGCGGCTCTGCGCATTATGGAATTTTTCCTAATGGCCCAGGGACTGTATGTGGTGGATGCCCGGGATAAAAACGGAGCCATAATGTCGGCGGGAGTGGCCGGCTCATTGCTTGCGGATGTGAAGGAAGGCAAGGTAATCTGGCGCAAAAGCGCAGAGGAAGACGAGGCCACCATGCAGGCAGCGCGACAGTTGGGCAGAAATATGGTCGAGCTGATTAAATCTCTATCTGATAAATAA
- a CDS encoding spore germination protein, translated as MAAFFSKFRRPRRLKAPAQKPGKSGSSPNGQDPNYPGHASQSRTLSSDIEDNLRGLKEIFHDCTDVVFREFLFARQEQIKLALIYIDGLADKDLISNQIMRTLSLEAPAATDRAAITKDNAWHYIKMHGLCAHQLQDSPELDNVLNAILSGDSVLLVDGHADALIVGSRGWAARSIEDSKTETVVRGPRESFVETLRTNTSMLRRKIKNQNLKIEMLQLGEITKTDIAVIYIKNIVNEGLVQEVKKRLSGIKIDAVLESGYIEELIRDNPYSIFPTLSHTDRPDRVAAHLLEGRVAIMVDGTPMVLVAPYLFIEAIQSPEDYYEQSFFMSGVRLLRIISLILALTLPSLYIAIISFHHEMLPTPLLLSIAAQREAVPFPVFVEALLMELAFEIIREAGIRLPRDVGQAVSIVAALIIGQAAVQAGLVAGATIIVVALTAMASFTVYYSGSISFRLLRFPMMFLAASFGLFGIIGCIIALVVHMASLRSFGVPYLAPLSPVITQDLKDSAIRVPWWAMHKRPHLIGQKNPQREAPGMQPRPPQPDNE; from the coding sequence ATGGCAGCTTTTTTTAGTAAATTCAGGCGACCCCGCCGTTTAAAGGCTCCGGCCCAAAAGCCCGGTAAGTCCGGAAGCAGCCCCAACGGCCAGGACCCCAACTACCCCGGTCATGCTTCCCAAAGCCGGACTTTGAGCAGCGATATAGAAGATAATCTACGCGGCCTGAAAGAAATTTTCCATGACTGTACTGATGTAGTTTTTCGGGAATTTTTATTTGCCCGGCAAGAGCAAATAAAACTTGCTTTAATCTATATTGACGGTTTGGCCGATAAAGATCTAATCAGCAACCAGATTATGCGGACCCTGTCTCTGGAAGCGCCGGCGGCCACGGATAGGGCTGCCATTACCAAGGACAACGCCTGGCACTACATTAAAATGCACGGCCTTTGCGCGCATCAGCTTCAGGATAGTCCGGAGCTGGACAACGTCCTTAACGCTATTTTATCCGGAGACAGCGTGTTACTGGTGGACGGGCATGCTGATGCGCTAATTGTCGGCAGCCGGGGCTGGGCGGCCCGCTCCATTGAAGACTCCAAAACCGAGACGGTGGTGCGAGGCCCCCGGGAATCATTTGTAGAAACACTTCGCACCAACACTTCCATGCTCAGGCGCAAAATAAAAAATCAGAACCTGAAAATCGAAATGCTGCAGTTGGGGGAAATAACTAAAACCGATATAGCGGTTATATACATTAAAAATATTGTCAATGAGGGACTGGTACAGGAGGTAAAAAAAAGGCTGTCGGGCATTAAAATTGACGCGGTGCTGGAATCGGGTTATATAGAGGAGCTGATTCGAGATAACCCCTATTCTATATTCCCCACTCTTTCACACACCGACCGCCCCGACCGGGTGGCCGCTCATTTATTGGAAGGCCGTGTGGCCATCATGGTGGACGGCACGCCAATGGTGTTGGTGGCACCCTACTTATTCATAGAAGCTATCCAGTCTCCGGAAGATTATTACGAACAATCATTTTTTATGTCCGGAGTACGGCTGCTGCGGATCATCAGCCTGATACTCGCTCTGACACTGCCTTCTCTTTATATAGCCATTATTTCATTTCATCACGAAATGCTGCCCACACCACTGCTTTTAAGTATCGCGGCTCAGCGGGAAGCAGTGCCGTTCCCGGTGTTTGTGGAAGCTTTGTTAATGGAGTTGGCCTTTGAAATTATCCGGGAAGCCGGCATCCGATTGCCCAGAGACGTTGGCCAGGCAGTGAGCATCGTAGCCGCGCTAATTATCGGCCAGGCCGCAGTGCAGGCCGGGCTGGTGGCCGGAGCCACCATTATCGTTGTGGCTTTAACGGCTATGGCCTCCTTCACTGTTTACTACAGCGGCAGTATCAGCTTTCGCCTGCTAAGATTTCCCATGATGTTCCTGGCCGCCTCATTCGGTTTGTTCGGCATAATTGGATGTATCATTGCCCTGGTGGTGCACATGGCCAGTTTACGTTCCTTCGGCGTTCCCTATCTGGCACCGTTGAGTCCTGTTATCACACAGGATTTAAAGGATTCGGCAATACGGGTACCCTGGTGGGCCATGCACAAACGCCCGCATTTGATCGGCCAAAAAAACCCGCAGCGGGAGGCACCGGGCATGCAGCCACGTCCTCCGCAGCCGGATAATGAATAG
- a CDS encoding Ger(x)C family spore germination protein — translation MIKKTICLLIIISLILPLEGCWSRKELNELAIVLAAGLDSTPEGNIVLTVQIARPSALGGSQSGQQSGGGAQQNNVWVVSQEGESVLDATRYLESKVPRHIYWGHTVILILGEQLAREGIRKSINFFSRSPHTRETIWVMAARGEARDVLNSHSELESTSAQSAGRMIRAGIGVPVMLKDLSMMLADKGINPVLPRIELTPSGTPQGPGMPENLTETNTRQSRATTHAEVALTGTAVFNDDRLVGWLDYHETRGLLWLQDKIIDGEVTLPSPTEPNKKISIDITRGSTRVEPFYDGANIWFDVEIQMEGTLLEQQSIEKLTNPHIFNNIEKNAAHRIEDKARSAVEQAKYDYGVDIFGFGQAFHRKYKDAWPLFEDRWNEVFIGADINIKVKTYIRRTGLTTNRISEQ, via the coding sequence TTGATTAAAAAAACCATCTGCCTGCTGATAATAATAAGCCTTATATTACCTCTGGAGGGATGCTGGAGCCGCAAAGAATTGAATGAGCTGGCCATAGTGCTGGCCGCAGGGCTGGACAGTACTCCGGAAGGCAATATCGTGCTCACGGTACAAATAGCCAGGCCCAGTGCCCTTGGCGGCTCCCAGAGCGGCCAACAGTCAGGGGGGGGAGCCCAGCAGAACAATGTCTGGGTGGTTTCCCAGGAGGGTGAATCGGTACTGGATGCCACCAGATACCTGGAAAGTAAAGTTCCCCGCCATATTTATTGGGGCCATACCGTAATATTGATTTTAGGCGAACAGCTGGCCAGAGAAGGTATTCGCAAGAGCATAAATTTTTTCTCCCGCTCGCCTCACACGCGTGAAACCATCTGGGTCATGGCGGCCAGGGGCGAGGCCCGGGATGTTTTAAACAGCCATTCCGAGTTGGAAAGCACATCGGCCCAGTCCGCCGGACGCATGATCAGAGCCGGGATTGGCGTGCCGGTGATGTTAAAGGATTTGAGCATGATGCTGGCCGACAAAGGTATAAACCCGGTACTCCCCCGCATAGAATTAACCCCGTCCGGCACGCCCCAGGGACCGGGTATGCCCGAAAATTTGACTGAGACAAACACCCGGCAGTCACGCGCCACAACTCATGCCGAAGTCGCTCTCACCGGCACGGCGGTATTTAACGACGACCGTCTGGTGGGCTGGCTGGATTACCACGAAACCAGAGGGTTGCTCTGGCTTCAAGACAAAATAATCGATGGTGAGGTCACATTACCTTCACCCACCGAACCGAATAAAAAGATATCCATTGATATCACCCGGGGCAGTACACGGGTCGAGCCCTTTTATGACGGCGCAAACATTTGGTTTGATGTAGAAATACAAATGGAAGGAACCCTTTTAGAACAGCAGTCTATAGAAAAGTTAACCAACCCGCATATCTTCAACAACATTGAAAAAAACGCGGCCCACCGTATTGAAGACAAAGCCCGGTCCGCCGTTGAACAGGCTAAATATGATTACGGAGTCGACATATTTGGCTTTGGACAGGCTTTTCACAGAAAATATAAGGATGCCTGGCCGTTATTTGAGGATCGCTGGAACGAAGTATTTATCGGCGCCGACATCAATATAAAAGTTAAAACTTATATACGGCGCACCGGCCTGACGACCAATAGAATCTCCGAACAATAG
- a CDS encoding endospore germination permease, with the protein MPERGRISGGQAVLLNITMIIATAMLGAPAIAAAHARQDAWLSMLLAMLLALPIAGITARLGTLFPSKTIVQYTEDILGKWPGKLLSLLYLLWFIQICSVMIREYSSFLADAIMPETPLIVINILGTILAAYTVKKGLEVLARVNQIFLPLIIISVILIFLLALPEMRIERFLPVLESSALEIFKGSVAPWAWIGEISTFAMLIPFLAQPGQARRIAVATVSLVGLFFTLLALATVATFGPAISNMTFPVLNTARVINIANFIERPEPLIMAIWITGGLLKISVFYYAIVLGCTQWLALKDYRPLVLPVGVILVALSIAVAENMLEVTHFIGYVWPPYSLLTFELGIPLTLLVIALLRKRGGNGH; encoded by the coding sequence TTGCCGGAAAGAGGCCGAATTAGCGGCGGGCAGGCGGTTTTATTAAATATCACCATGATTATCGCCACGGCAATGCTTGGCGCCCCAGCTATCGCCGCCGCGCATGCACGGCAGGACGCCTGGCTGTCCATGCTGCTGGCCATGCTGCTGGCACTGCCCATTGCCGGGATCACAGCCAGGTTGGGTACTTTATTTCCAAGCAAAACAATTGTGCAATATACGGAGGATATACTGGGCAAATGGCCCGGTAAGCTGCTTAGTTTATTATATTTGCTATGGTTTATCCAAATCTGCTCGGTAATGATCAGAGAATATAGCAGCTTTCTGGCAGATGCTATCATGCCCGAGACTCCCCTGATCGTTATTAACATATTAGGAACGATTCTGGCCGCCTATACAGTAAAAAAAGGCTTGGAAGTGCTGGCCAGAGTAAACCAGATTTTTTTGCCGCTAATAATTATATCAGTAATATTGATATTTCTGCTGGCCCTGCCGGAGATGAGGATAGAACGGTTCCTGCCGGTTCTTGAATCCAGTGCGCTGGAAATATTTAAGGGCAGCGTCGCTCCCTGGGCCTGGATAGGTGAAATAAGCACCTTTGCCATGTTAATCCCCTTTCTGGCACAACCCGGACAAGCCAGGCGCATTGCTGTTGCCACCGTATCCCTGGTGGGACTGTTTTTTACGCTGCTGGCATTAGCCACTGTGGCCACCTTTGGCCCCGCCATCAGCAATATGACTTTTCCCGTGCTAAATACCGCCCGGGTGATTAATATAGCCAATTTCATCGAACGCCCGGAACCGTTAATCATGGCTATTTGGATAACCGGTGGTTTGTTAAAAATTTCCGTCTTTTATTATGCTATAGTACTGGGCTGCACCCAATGGCTGGCCCTTAAAGACTACCGGCCACTGGTACTGCCCGTGGGAGTAATACTGGTCGCCCTTTCCATAGCCGTAGCCGAAAATATGCTGGAAGTAACGCATTTTATCGGCTACGTGTGGCCGCCTTACTCACTGTTAACTTTTGAATTGGGCATACCGCTGACCCTGCTGGTCATTGCATTGCTTAGAAAACGGGGAGGGAACGGGCATTGA
- a CDS encoding hydrogenase small subunit, whose translation MIEINKFKSIINKGGLAASEATNQLVGSLLAGDKKKHPPVLWLGTNTCAGDSISFLNSLDPGYRAIITDLIDFRYNHFVMSAEGDMATGVLQDILAKFAGEYILIVEGTVPTRSNGLYCVLGQRSGEPYTALAAVRELGMAAGHVVAVGTCAAFGGPYAAQPNPSGGKSVQEVLNRKVINVPGCPVNPGWIVGTLAHLVWYGEPELDKYNRPTLFYGETIHNLCQRRHYFDSGIFASQPGEPWCMYKVGCKGPVTFADCPYRQWNGEHINWPVKANTPCIGCVSPEFPEHTMPFFEHLPDIHLPGITVNANRIGAVTGTLTALGIGSHLAVSIIKGRLPKTVKIGLAPSKPGLEVLQTTPVQVLVDSIKKKLKKKH comes from the coding sequence ATGATTGAAATAAATAAATTTAAAAGCATAATCAACAAAGGTGGCTTGGCAGCTTCTGAAGCCACCAACCAACTAGTAGGCAGTTTGCTTGCCGGAGATAAAAAAAAGCATCCTCCGGTGCTCTGGCTGGGTACCAATACCTGTGCGGGGGACAGCATATCTTTTTTAAATTCTCTCGACCCGGGATACCGGGCGATTATTACGGACTTAATTGATTTTCGTTATAACCATTTTGTCATGTCCGCCGAGGGGGATATGGCTACGGGTGTACTGCAGGATATCCTGGCTAAGTTTGCGGGCGAATACATATTAATTGTGGAAGGTACCGTGCCAACCCGATCCAATGGGCTTTATTGTGTGCTCGGTCAACGCAGCGGGGAGCCATATACCGCCCTGGCGGCGGTGCGGGAACTGGGCATGGCGGCGGGACATGTGGTGGCAGTAGGCACCTGCGCCGCCTTTGGGGGGCCTTATGCCGCTCAACCCAACCCTTCGGGGGGTAAAAGTGTTCAAGAAGTATTAAACCGTAAGGTTATTAATGTGCCGGGTTGTCCGGTAAACCCGGGCTGGATTGTTGGTACCCTGGCCCACCTGGTGTGGTATGGTGAGCCTGAGCTGGATAAGTATAACCGCCCCACGTTGTTTTACGGGGAAACCATTCACAACTTGTGCCAGCGCCGGCATTATTTCGACAGCGGTATATTTGCCAGCCAACCGGGGGAGCCCTGGTGCATGTACAAGGTTGGCTGCAAAGGCCCGGTAACCTTTGCGGACTGTCCGTACCGCCAGTGGAACGGGGAGCATATCAACTGGCCCGTTAAGGCCAATACCCCATGCATAGGTTGTGTAAGCCCCGAGTTTCCGGAGCACACTATGCCCTTCTTTGAACACCTGCCGGATATTCATTTGCCCGGCATTACCGTGAACGCCAATCGCATTGGAGCTGTCACAGGTACGCTGACAGCTTTGGGTATCGGCAGTCATTTGGCGGTCAGCATTATCAAGGGGCGGTTGCCCAAGACTGTCAAAATAGGTTTGGCTCCTTCCAAACCGGGTCTGGAGGTGTTGCAGACCACACCGGTGCAAGTGTTGGTGGATAGTATAAAAAAAAAGCTGAAGAAAAAGCACTAA
- a CDS encoding DUF1657 domain-containing protein, with the protein MMTVSGQVKQTIASLKGTKATLQAFAAVEANIQSRQTFERNIARLQGVIQDMNKRVSVLEFEEPQYKGF; encoded by the coding sequence ATGATGACGGTCAGCGGCCAGGTTAAACAAACCATAGCCAGTTTAAAGGGCACTAAAGCCACATTGCAAGCTTTCGCCGCCGTTGAGGCAAATATTCAGTCCAGGCAAACTTTTGAACGAAATATAGCACGTTTGCAAGGTGTTATCCAGGATATGAATAAGCGAGTGAGCGTTCTTGAATTTGAAGAACCTCAATATAAAGGTTTCTAG
- a CDS encoding YhcN/YlaJ family sporulation lipoprotein translates to MHKLVKAAVLSLLLCTVSGCAMPDSPQRKPQPQQGQVKGQVQINPELTDQVKEEVRTARGVEESLALVMNDQIAVAVKVAGFDRLRLKSIKQELHGKVKSIAPEYDVHVTTDKKIFAELQELIGQIKNAPPGNLPVRVKDQFNIIIEDMNG, encoded by the coding sequence ATGCATAAACTCGTAAAAGCTGCTGTTTTATCTTTACTATTATGCACCGTGAGCGGTTGCGCCATGCCGGACTCACCCCAAAGAAAGCCGCAGCCGCAGCAAGGACAGGTTAAAGGACAAGTTCAAATTAATCCTGAATTGACGGATCAAGTGAAGGAAGAGGTCCGCACAGCGCGGGGTGTGGAAGAAAGCCTGGCGTTGGTGATGAACGATCAGATAGCCGTAGCCGTTAAAGTTGCCGGATTTGACCGCCTGCGTTTAAAATCTATCAAGCAGGAATTACATGGTAAAGTTAAAAGTATAGCTCCGGAGTATGATGTGCATGTAACCACGGATAAAAAAATTTTTGCGGAGTTGCAAGAACTCATTGGGCAAATAAAAAATGCGCCGCCGGGTAATTTGCCGGTGCGCGTGAAAGATCAATTCAATATTATTATTGAAGATATGAATGGGTGA
- a CDS encoding DUF421 domain-containing protein: protein MVEWLEVLLRSAGLFVGVLILARLIGKRQTSRLTFFDLVTAMVIGAITASISLNLMTNLTHGLIALAVWSVLPALIYLLAIKYKTIRDIIQGKETILINHGKVLEDKLMEARYTPEDLLSQLRKKNAFKVADVEFAVLEPTGEVSVLLKKDQQPITPKIAGFNAGPESVPQTVIMDGIIMDEPLTALGLNRNWLHTELEKAGVAPENVFIGQVDSVGQLYLDLFDDAILLPKPKTKELAWATLKKCQADCELYALATRHQAAGEMYGKSASVLTDAVNELEPLLKR from the coding sequence ATGGTCGAATGGTTGGAAGTTCTGCTGCGCTCCGCGGGTCTATTTGTGGGGGTATTAATACTGGCTCGTTTAATCGGCAAGAGGCAAACATCCCGGCTGACATTTTTCGATTTGGTTACCGCTATGGTCATCGGGGCAATTACCGCCTCTATATCTCTGAACTTGATGACAAATCTGACGCATGGTCTGATAGCCCTGGCAGTTTGGTCGGTGCTTCCGGCGCTTATTTATTTACTGGCAATTAAATATAAAACGATTAGGGATATCATACAAGGCAAAGAAACGATACTGATCAATCACGGCAAAGTGCTGGAAGATAAGTTAATGGAAGCCCGCTATACACCCGAGGATTTACTAAGCCAGCTAAGGAAGAAGAATGCCTTTAAAGTGGCTGACGTAGAATTTGCCGTTTTGGAACCAACCGGCGAGGTCAGCGTGCTGCTGAAGAAAGATCAGCAGCCTATTACCCCGAAAATCGCGGGCTTTAATGCGGGCCCGGAAAGTGTGCCGCAAACCGTAATTATGGATGGCATTATCATGGATGAGCCTCTTACTGCGTTGGGACTAAACAGAAACTGGCTGCATACTGAGCTGGAAAAAGCGGGCGTGGCCCCGGAAAATGTATTCATCGGGCAGGTGGACTCCGTCGGCCAGTTATACTTGGATCTGTTTGACGATGCTATTCTGTTGCCCAAGCCTAAAACGAAAGAACTTGCTTGGGCAACGCTCAAGAAGTGCCAGGCGGACTGTGAGCTGTATGCATTGGCTACCAGGCACCAGGCGGCCGGGGAGATGTACGGCAAATCCGCCTCGGTGCTGACGGATGCGGTTAATGAGTTGGAGCCGCTGCTGAAAAGGTAG
- the spoVAD gene encoding stage V sporulation protein AD encodes MLHGHQTWIFNNQPIIISTATVGGPFEAQGPLADDFDLLHGDLWLGQDSYEKAQKKMLEEACAKAIQKGGLQKQDIQFFLAGDLLNQIISSSFAARTMAAPFLGLYGACSSSMESLALGALIVNSRAGDYVLCGTVSHNAAVEKQFRYPTEYGAQKPPTAQWTATAAGVALLAAAGEGPKVTCATIGRIVDMGITDPYNMGGAMAPAAVDTITAHFRDLRIDPREYDLIATGDLGRVGHEIAGDLLKKHGLGIPADIFTDCGLLIYGPDQQSEVLAGGSGCGCSAAVAYGHILNRMKKGELRKILIVATGALLSPLSYQQKESIPCIAHAVSIASNH; translated from the coding sequence ATGCTGCATGGCCACCAAACTTGGATATTTAATAACCAGCCCATCATTATATCTACGGCCACGGTAGGAGGCCCCTTTGAGGCACAAGGGCCGCTGGCGGATGATTTTGATCTTCTGCACGGCGATTTGTGGCTTGGGCAGGACAGTTATGAAAAAGCGCAAAAGAAGATGTTGGAGGAAGCTTGTGCAAAGGCTATTCAGAAAGGCGGCCTGCAAAAACAGGATATTCAATTTTTCCTGGCCGGAGATTTGCTAAACCAAATCATATCCAGCAGTTTTGCCGCCCGGACAATGGCTGCACCTTTTTTAGGGCTTTACGGAGCGTGTTCAAGCTCAATGGAAAGTCTGGCCCTGGGTGCCTTGATAGTTAACAGCAGGGCGGGCGATTATGTGCTGTGCGGCACTGTCAGTCATAATGCGGCGGTGGAAAAGCAATTCCGTTACCCTACTGAATATGGCGCCCAAAAGCCTCCTACCGCCCAGTGGACTGCCACAGCGGCCGGGGTGGCTTTGCTGGCGGCTGCGGGGGAGGGCCCCAAAGTAACTTGTGCTACTATTGGCAGAATAGTGGACATGGGCATAACCGATCCCTATAACATGGGCGGCGCGATGGCCCCGGCTGCAGTGGATACCATTACCGCTCATTTCAGGGATTTGCGCATTGATCCGCGGGAATACGATCTTATTGCCACCGGTGACCTGGGACGGGTGGGGCATGAAATTGCCGGTGATTTATTAAAAAAACACGGTCTTGGTATACCTGCTGATATATTTACAGACTGCGGGCTTTTAATTTACGGGCCGGACCAGCAGTCGGAGGTGCTGGCCGGCGGCAGTGGCTGTGGCTGCTCGGCGGCTGTGGCTTATGGGCATATATTAAACAGAATGAAAAAAGGGGAACTGCGCAAGATATTAATTGTAGCCACCGGCGCTCTCTTATCCCCCTTATCGTACCAGCAGAAGGAAAGCATTCCTTGTATTGCGCATGCCGTGTCCATAGCATCTAACCATTAA
- a CDS encoding DUF1657 domain-containing protein, with translation MTVGAQVKQTLAGLKSVQASLETFAMQTQNQQAKDLYTNAAQQTQAVVDSLEPRINEIEQQEPQYKGF, from the coding sequence ATGACAGTGGGAGCACAAGTTAAACAAACTTTAGCGGGCTTAAAAAGTGTCCAGGCCAGCTTGGAAACCTTTGCTATGCAAACTCAGAACCAACAGGCTAAAGATCTATATACCAATGCGGCTCAGCAGACTCAAGCCGTTGTGGATAGTCTGGAGCCCAGGATTAACGAGATCGAACAGCAAGAGCCCCAGTATAAAGGGTTTTAG